A window from Clupea harengus unplaced genomic scaffold, Ch_v2.0.2, whole genome shotgun sequence encodes these proteins:
- the LOC122131241 gene encoding interferon-induced protein 44-like — MQTSARAISVKRGHDITFRWDANCGVDGTWKKDGLTLHNGGRINITEPTQYLCFNLTIRDATDEDEGEYTLKLSNWHGDASGSAKVKVLDFAVAWRKIDHQRNDKVKTAQREFTPSNPEAQRLRFLLHGPVGAGKSSIANSVNTVFQGRTTVNAHAAPSTGKSETTTYNMYEVKDEQGRKLSFVFNDIMGLEGTETGGVLTADIISALKGHIKDGYEFNPSSSLSAGLYYNNNPTLDDKVHCLVSVIPADKILLLEESHGLIKKMREVRDVAKNLDIPHVVLMTHVDSCPLVKEDLDKIYFSKKIKIANYHEENRVDEKVDCVILDALDNIVNFANDYVIRQIE; from the exons ATGCAAACCTCTGCAAGAG ccatcagtGTGAAAAGAGGACACGACATAACTTTCAGGTGGGATGCAAACTGTGGAGTAGACGGCACATGGAAGAAGGATGGTCTGACATTGCACAATGGTGGCAGGATCAACATCACAGAACCAACTCAGTATCTATGCTTCAACCTGACAATCCGTGATGCCACGGACGAGGATGAGGGTGAATACACCCTAAAGTTGTCTAACTGGCATGGCGATGCGTCAGGTTCTGCGAAAGTCAAAGTACTGG atTTCGCTGTGGCCTGGAGAAAAATTGACCACCA AAgaaatgacaaagtgaaaacgGCCCAGAGGGAGTTTACACCCAGCAACCCAGAGGCACAACGCCTTCGCTTCCTGCTACATGGGCCAGTTGGAGCAGGGAAATCCAGCATTGCCAACTCTGTCAACACTGTCTTCCAGGGCCGCACGACTGTGAACGCACATGCAGCCCCATCCACTGGCAAAAGTGAAACcacaacg TACAACATGTACGAGGTTAAGGACGAGCAGGGAAGAAAGCTGTCTTTCGTCTTCAATGACATCATGGGACTGGAGGGTACAGAAACAGGCGGGGTGCTGACTGCTGACATCATCAGTGCCTTAAAAGGACATATCAAAGATGGCTATGAG TTCAACCCCTCGTCTTCTTTGTCTGCCGGGTTGtactacaacaacaaccccaCTCTGGATGATAAAGTCCACTGCCTGGTGAGTGTGATTCCTGCAGACAAAATCCTTCTGCTGGAGGAAAGCCATGGCCTAATCAAGAAGATGAGGGAAGTCAGAGACGTTGCCAAGAACCTCG ATATCCCCCATGTAGTCTTGATGACCCATGTGGACAGCTGTCCTCTGGTGAAGGAGGACCTGGACAAAATCTACTTCAGCAAGAAAATTAAGATAGca AACTACCATGAAGAGAACCGCGTGGATGAGAAAGTAGACTGTGTGATCCTGGATGCCCTGGACAACATTGTCAACTTTGCCAATGATTATGTGATCAGACAGATTGAATAG